A genomic stretch from Terriglobia bacterium includes:
- a CDS encoding tetratricopeptide repeat protein encodes MAATALSGSAAADSGVIHLVAPSPEPEGERPAENGGIAALREGRRGFDFDTFQSRLEGAWFQRKGYLADSRDADASRQSELIRAFCAEEDIHRVEGAAAALVAEARRYLGEGSHEKALRSLELADVFDPSASQIHLARASVLWKSGGGLLRTGGELFRAAKAQLREAWTSLGLVNDLALVLVFALLGCLAAFSLLLVLRHQVAVRHEVEEEMLRRGAERWAPAAGWALLLLPLLSWIAAGWIALYWLVVTFRVSGKAERLVATVLLLGAFVSVPAYRVAVAIYGLTADPVVRTSLAAASGRWDPDRVVKMRELVEAHPEQPIYRFLLAGLYKNGRYYEEAYREYKQVLALDPDTYHALVNLGNIFFHTGQYSEAAVMYKRAIAVEPESILAYYDLHLAQSEAFNFKEAETSLNRARDIDPKAIADLLSRHAKEGDRPTVVDAGVGVGTIVRATLSGGQLKGWLESGRRGGPGREIALQFLNPTSVVALLALVAALVALLSSVRQRPARRCARCGRPFCHLCKSARDANDYCTQCVHLFVLGDGLAPETKTRKLYEIERHDRMNRFIRRIASTVLPGAGDVLKGKPALGALLLFLWLTAWIAWLPELFVPIQRFTGADLRLDLLRSGSVPASFPLCPAALVCAPLAAAVWLAGNLRQRRRFEA; translated from the coding sequence GTGGCCGCGACCGCGCTCTCCGGCTCCGCCGCGGCGGACAGCGGCGTCATCCATCTCGTCGCCCCGAGCCCCGAACCCGAAGGCGAGCGCCCGGCCGAGAATGGCGGCATCGCGGCCCTCAGGGAAGGCCGGCGGGGCTTCGATTTCGACACGTTCCAGTCCCGTCTCGAAGGGGCGTGGTTCCAGCGCAAGGGTTACCTCGCCGACTCGCGCGACGCCGACGCCTCTCGCCAATCGGAGCTGATCCGGGCCTTCTGCGCGGAGGAGGACATTCACCGGGTGGAGGGAGCCGCCGCCGCGCTGGTGGCGGAGGCCCGGCGGTATCTCGGCGAAGGGAGCCACGAGAAAGCGCTCCGCTCGCTGGAGCTGGCCGACGTATTCGATCCCTCCGCCTCGCAGATCCATCTCGCGCGGGCGTCGGTCCTGTGGAAGTCGGGCGGCGGGCTCTTGCGGACGGGCGGCGAGCTCTTCCGGGCGGCGAAGGCACAGCTCCGCGAAGCGTGGACGAGCCTCGGCCTGGTCAACGACCTCGCTCTCGTGTTGGTATTCGCCCTCCTCGGGTGCCTGGCCGCATTCTCGTTGCTCCTCGTCTTGCGGCATCAGGTCGCCGTGCGCCACGAGGTCGAGGAGGAGATGCTGCGGCGGGGAGCGGAGCGATGGGCGCCCGCCGCAGGCTGGGCGCTGCTCCTCCTGCCGCTCCTCTCGTGGATCGCCGCGGGCTGGATCGCACTCTACTGGCTCGTCGTGACGTTCCGTGTGTCGGGGAAAGCGGAGCGGCTCGTGGCCACCGTCCTGCTGCTAGGCGCCTTCGTGTCGGTGCCGGCGTACCGTGTCGCGGTGGCCATTTACGGCCTGACCGCCGATCCGGTGGTCCGGACGTCGCTTGCGGCGGCGTCGGGCCGCTGGGACCCCGATCGCGTCGTCAAGATGCGCGAGCTGGTCGAGGCGCACCCCGAGCAGCCGATCTACCGGTTCCTCCTGGCGGGACTCTACAAGAACGGGCGCTACTACGAAGAGGCGTACCGCGAGTACAAGCAGGTCCTCGCCCTCGATCCCGACACCTATCACGCGCTGGTCAACCTCGGTAACATCTTCTTCCATACCGGGCAGTACTCCGAGGCAGCGGTCATGTACAAACGGGCGATCGCCGTGGAGCCCGAATCGATCCTCGCGTACTACGATCTCCACCTTGCGCAGTCCGAGGCTTTCAACTTCAAGGAGGCCGAGACCTCTCTCAACCGGGCCCGAGACATCGACCCGAAAGCGATCGCGGACTTGCTCTCGCGGCATGCGAAGGAGGGAGATCGGCCCACGGTTGTCGACGCGGGCGTCGGGGTCGGAACGATCGTGCGGGCGACGCTGTCGGGTGGCCAGCTCAAGGGCTGGCTCGAGAGCGGCCGGAGGGGCGGGCCAGGCCGCGAGATCGCCCTGCAATTCCTGAACCCCACGAGCGTCGTGGCCCTCCTGGCCCTGGTCGCCGCGCTGGTGGCGCTCTTGTCCTCGGTCCGGCAACGTCCGGCGCGTCGCTGCGCTCGGTGCGGCCGCCCGTTCTGTCATCTGTGCAAGAGCGCGCGGGACGCGAACGACTACTGCACCCAGTGCGTGCACCTGTTCGTCCTCGGGGACGGACTGGCTCCGGAGACCAAGACCCGGAAGCTCTACGAGATCGAGCGCCACGACCGGATGAACCGATTCATCCGCCGGATCGCCTCCACGGTGCTGCCCGGGGCCGGAGACGTGCTCAAGGGCAAGCCCGCTCTCGGCGCGCTCCTGCTCTTCCTCTGGCTGACGGCGTGGATCGCGTGGCTGCCGGAGTTGTTCGTCCCGATCCAGCGCTTCACGGGTGCCGATCTTCGGCTGGACCTCCTCCGCTCGGGCAGCGTACCCGCCTCGTTCCCTCTCTGTCCGGCCGCGCTCGTCTGCGCGCCGCTGGCCGCGGCCGTCTGGCTCGCCGGGAACCTCCGGCAGCGACGTCGCTTCGAGGCGTAA
- a CDS encoding DUF1844 domain-containing protein produces the protein MKEQEPAGGKGENRAAPAFKVTDRRHFTVDGERRSGEPDEAEHRPPPPPPPEDPPRPEARAGFEHRSLDEPSDVDFTMLINAMAQPALLFLGEIPHPGSGQATVDPEKAKLQIDMLELLHVKCRGNLSRQEETLLEQVLYQLRMLYVARAGLGG, from the coding sequence ATGAAGGAGCAGGAACCGGCCGGCGGGAAGGGCGAGAATCGCGCCGCCCCGGCGTTCAAGGTGACGGACAGGCGTCACTTCACCGTGGACGGGGAGCGCCGATCGGGGGAGCCGGACGAGGCCGAGCACCGGCCGCCCCCCCCTCCGCCTCCCGAGGACCCGCCCCGGCCGGAGGCCCGCGCGGGATTCGAGCACCGCTCCCTCGACGAGCCTTCGGACGTCGACTTCACTATGCTGATCAACGCCATGGCGCAGCCCGCGTTGCTCTTCCTGGGCGAGATCCCGCACCCGGGGAGCGGCCAAGCCACGGTGGACCCCGAGAAGGCGAAGCTCCAGATCGACATGCTGGAGCTCCTGCACGTGAAGTGCCGGGGCAACCTGTCCCGCCAGGAGGAGACGCTCCTGGAACAGGTGCTCTACCAACTCCGCATGCTCTACGTGGCCCGCGCGGGCCTGGGCGGCTGA
- the mazG gene encoding nucleoside triphosphate pyrophosphohydrolase, with product MERIDRFEDLVALMDRLRAPDGCPWDREQTYATLRGYLLEECYEVVEAIDRDERGSLKEELGDLLFQVVFLARLAQEEGAFDAAGVVRGIAEKMIRRHPHVFGDARADTSGEVLRRWEEIKRREKEATDGPGAARAGGSVLSGVPRALPALLKAQRLSTKAARVGFDWRSDADVVEKLAEELTELRSAIESRDGLAAREELGDLLFTAANLGRRLGMDPEEALEGANRKFARRFARVEVELERQGVPLEEAGLDLMDRLWNEVKDEERGV from the coding sequence ATGGAACGGATCGACCGGTTCGAAGATCTCGTCGCGCTGATGGACCGGCTGCGGGCCCCCGATGGCTGCCCTTGGGACCGCGAGCAGACCTACGCGACGCTACGCGGCTACCTGCTCGAGGAGTGCTACGAGGTCGTCGAGGCGATCGACCGGGACGAACGGGGTTCGCTCAAGGAGGAGCTCGGGGATCTCCTGTTCCAGGTGGTGTTCCTCGCCCGCCTCGCCCAGGAGGAAGGAGCCTTCGACGCCGCCGGCGTCGTCCGCGGAATCGCCGAGAAGATGATCCGTCGCCATCCCCACGTCTTCGGCGACGCGAGGGCGGACACGTCGGGCGAGGTGCTCAGGCGGTGGGAGGAGATCAAGAGACGCGAGAAGGAAGCGACGGACGGTCCCGGTGCCGCGAGGGCCGGCGGATCCGTGCTGTCGGGCGTGCCCCGGGCGCTCCCCGCGCTGCTCAAGGCGCAGCGATTGTCCACCAAGGCTGCGCGGGTCGGGTTCGACTGGCGGAGCGACGCGGACGTGGTGGAGAAGCTCGCGGAGGAGCTCACGGAGCTTCGCTCCGCCATTGAGTCCCGTGACGGCCTGGCCGCGCGCGAAGAGCTCGGGGACCTGTTGTTTACCGCGGCGAACCTCGGGCGGCGTCTCGGCATGGACCCCGAGGAGGCCCTCGAGGGGGCGAATCGGAAATTCGCTCGACGGTTCGCGCGGGTCGAGGTGGAGCTGGAGCGGCAGGGCGTCCCGCTCGAGGAGGCCGGGCTCGATCTCATGGACCGACTCTGGAACGAGGTCAAGGACGAGGAGCGGGGCGTCTAG
- a CDS encoding acetyl-CoA carboxylase carboxyltransferase subunit alpha: MSEERFEEPILELERRIESLSGMGDDIGTRRQRERLERELETTRARIYGSLTPWQTTLVARHPRRPYTLDYVRHLVEGFVEVHGDRKYADDPAIVAGFGVFRGRAVGIVGHQKGRDTKEKVYRNFGMPRPEGYRKALRLMRLAEKFGRPVLSFIDTPGAYPGIGAEERGQAEAIAFNLREMAKLRIPLLVTVTGEGGSGGALAIGVGNRVNMLEFSVYSVISPEGCAAILWRDPSRSRDAALAMKTTAPDLYRLDIVDEVIPEVTGGAHVDPARQAAIVGDLLERQMRDLEPLDAEGLIAQRYERFRKLGKFLDSAPSRAAAG; the protein is encoded by the coding sequence GTGAGCGAGGAGCGCTTCGAGGAGCCGATTCTCGAACTCGAACGGCGGATCGAGTCGCTCTCCGGGATGGGGGACGACATCGGCACCCGCCGGCAGCGGGAGCGGCTCGAGCGCGAACTCGAGACCACCCGGGCGAGGATTTACGGATCGCTCACACCCTGGCAGACGACGCTGGTGGCGCGGCACCCGCGGCGGCCCTACACCCTCGATTACGTTCGCCACTTGGTGGAGGGGTTCGTCGAAGTCCACGGCGACCGGAAGTACGCCGACGATCCGGCGATCGTGGCGGGATTCGGCGTGTTCAGGGGCCGTGCGGTGGGCATCGTCGGCCACCAGAAGGGGCGGGACACGAAGGAGAAGGTCTACCGCAACTTCGGGATGCCACGCCCCGAGGGGTACCGAAAGGCGCTTCGTCTCATGCGCCTCGCGGAGAAGTTCGGACGGCCCGTCCTGAGCTTCATCGATACGCCGGGGGCCTACCCCGGCATCGGTGCCGAAGAGCGCGGCCAGGCGGAGGCGATCGCGTTCAACCTCCGGGAGATGGCGAAGCTGCGCATTCCGCTCCTGGTCACCGTGACGGGCGAGGGGGGGAGCGGGGGAGCGCTCGCGATCGGTGTGGGAAACCGGGTCAACATGCTGGAGTTCAGCGTCTACTCGGTGATCAGTCCCGAGGGATGCGCTGCGATCCTCTGGCGCGATCCATCGAGGAGCCGCGACGCGGCGCTCGCCATGAAGACCACGGCGCCGGACCTGTATCGACTCGACATCGTGGACGAGGTGATCCCGGAGGTGACCGGCGGGGCCCATGTGGATCCGGCCCGACAGGCCGCGATCGTGGGGGACCTGCTCGAACGCCAGATGCGGGATCTCGAGCCTCTCGACGCCGAAGGGCTGATCGCCCAGCGCTATGAGCGGTTCCGCAAGCTCGGCAAGTTCCTGGACTCCGCTCCCAGCCGGGCCGCCGCTGGCTAG
- a CDS encoding CBS domain-containing protein has protein sequence MTARATERLCPRGARAYPSRVILVTTHENADFDCAAGVLAALLLHPGAVASFPGSKSPAVKAYLEAEPDLLPETRSRDVDLAAVTSIVLVDTASGERIGRFREILAPAGRVSVTCYDHHPREEDPAGAEIHRRPTGAVSTLMVSMLEARRLTITPSQATFLTLGIYEDTGNLLHAGTTPEDLRAAAWLLERGADLLRVARTLARGLTPDQVDLYHALLHEARPHRIRGQEVVVAAVAADRFVPEASVVVQQYVQATEAERMAALIRMDDRIVLIVRSRATDLDASRLAAAFGGGGHPQAASAVLRGLTLIEAREALLAALRDTVVPSVRAADLAHPALHTVTANSTVDDAVGILNRYRINALPVTDRGRVVGALTRQIADSALHHGMGSRAVRDLVSAEIDVVPPEADLETLERRLLARNLRFVLVGDGPSRITGIVTRTSLLRHLYERDAAGRRAHEAGGPGADEREGGIDLAPMMQRRLTPRAMAVLRSLGEIAGERGTPAYLVGGVVRDLLLRRENRDLDVVVEGDAGSLASALAGRLGGRLRVHDAFQTAALFLDDGLRIDLAAARTEHYRRPAALPEVSPSGLRQDLFRRDFTINSLAVRLTPSGFGRLADFFGGRKDLLDGKIRVLHGLSFIEDPTRALRAVRFAVRLDFEIARETAHLIRVAHREKVFDRLSPLRLRREVEKTLSEKRAVRAVEMMKELGLLTALHPDLAPSRRTLARLERTEEVLGWYRLLYRDEELLAWTVVLGVLAGELDGSARAELLERLRPGRAAKRILADAPERTRHVVSRLASAATLPSRIHEACRGEPAETLLMVMGLTGREETRKAVSDYLSRLQDVTPDIDGRDLLRAGVRQGPLIAIGLDAALQAKLDGMAHGREEQLRAALDALGSS, from the coding sequence GTGACGGCGCGCGCGACCGAGCGGTTGTGTCCGCGCGGCGCCCGGGCTTACCCTTCTCGCGTGATCCTGGTCACGACGCACGAAAACGCGGACTTCGATTGCGCGGCCGGCGTCCTCGCGGCGCTCTTGCTCCACCCCGGAGCCGTCGCATCGTTTCCCGGATCGAAATCACCCGCGGTGAAGGCGTACCTCGAGGCCGAGCCGGACCTTCTGCCGGAGACGCGCTCACGGGACGTCGACCTCGCGGCGGTGACCTCGATCGTCCTGGTGGACACGGCGTCGGGGGAGCGGATCGGCCGGTTCCGCGAGATCCTCGCTCCCGCCGGTCGTGTGTCCGTGACCTGCTACGACCACCACCCACGAGAGGAGGACCCCGCCGGCGCCGAGATCCACCGTCGCCCGACCGGGGCGGTGAGCACGCTTATGGTCTCGATGCTCGAGGCGAGACGCCTCACGATCACCCCGAGCCAGGCAACTTTCCTGACGCTGGGGATCTACGAGGACACGGGCAACCTGCTCCATGCCGGCACCACGCCGGAAGATCTCCGCGCCGCCGCCTGGCTCCTGGAGCGGGGCGCGGATCTCCTCCGGGTCGCGAGGACGCTGGCCCGCGGACTCACCCCGGACCAGGTCGATCTCTACCACGCGCTTCTCCACGAGGCGCGCCCTCACCGGATCCGGGGACAGGAGGTGGTCGTCGCTGCAGTCGCCGCGGATCGCTTCGTGCCCGAGGCCTCGGTCGTGGTGCAGCAGTACGTCCAGGCCACGGAGGCGGAGAGGATGGCCGCGCTGATCCGGATGGACGACCGGATCGTGCTGATCGTGCGAAGCCGCGCCACCGACCTCGACGCCTCCCGCCTCGCCGCGGCGTTCGGAGGCGGGGGCCACCCGCAGGCGGCCTCCGCCGTCCTCCGGGGGCTGACCCTGATCGAGGCCAGGGAAGCGCTGCTCGCCGCGCTCCGCGATACGGTGGTTCCATCCGTCCGCGCCGCCGATCTCGCCCATCCGGCCCTCCACACGGTCACGGCGAACTCGACCGTGGACGACGCCGTCGGGATCTTGAACCGATACCGGATCAACGCGCTCCCGGTGACCGACCGCGGCCGGGTCGTCGGCGCGCTGACGCGTCAGATCGCGGATTCCGCCCTGCACCACGGAATGGGGTCCCGTGCCGTGCGGGACCTCGTGTCCGCGGAGATCGACGTCGTTCCTCCCGAGGCGGACCTCGAGACGCTCGAGCGACGGCTGCTCGCGCGCAACCTCCGATTCGTCCTCGTGGGGGACGGTCCGAGCCGGATCACGGGCATCGTGACCCGGACCTCGCTCCTGCGACACCTCTACGAGCGGGACGCCGCGGGCCGCCGGGCACACGAAGCGGGCGGTCCGGGCGCGGACGAACGGGAGGGAGGAATCGACCTGGCCCCGATGATGCAGCGGCGCCTGACCCCGCGGGCGATGGCGGTGCTCCGCTCTCTGGGCGAGATCGCGGGGGAGCGCGGCACGCCGGCCTACCTGGTCGGGGGCGTCGTACGGGATCTCCTGCTCCGGCGCGAGAACCGCGATCTCGACGTGGTGGTCGAGGGGGACGCGGGATCGCTCGCGTCCGCTCTCGCCGGGCGACTCGGAGGCCGGCTCCGCGTCCACGACGCCTTTCAGACTGCGGCGTTGTTCCTCGACGACGGGCTCAGGATCGACCTGGCTGCGGCCCGGACCGAGCACTATCGCCGCCCCGCCGCTCTCCCGGAGGTGTCACCCAGCGGGCTGCGGCAGGACCTCTTCCGGCGCGATTTCACCATCAACTCTCTCGCCGTGCGGCTCACCCCGTCCGGGTTCGGCCGTCTCGCTGATTTCTTCGGAGGGCGCAAGGACCTCCTCGACGGGAAGATCCGCGTGCTGCACGGCCTTTCGTTCATCGAGGATCCGACGCGCGCCCTGCGAGCGGTCCGCTTCGCGGTCCGTCTCGACTTCGAGATCGCCCGGGAGACCGCCCATTTGATCCGGGTGGCGCACCGAGAGAAGGTCTTCGACCGCCTGTCGCCGCTGCGCTTGAGGCGCGAGGTCGAGAAGACGCTGTCGGAGAAACGGGCGGTGCGGGCCGTCGAGATGATGAAGGAGCTCGGCCTTCTCACGGCGCTCCACCCGGACCTCGCTCCCTCGAGGAGGACGCTCGCGCGCCTCGAGCGCACCGAGGAGGTCCTGGGGTGGTACCGTCTGCTCTACCGGGACGAGGAGCTCCTCGCCTGGACGGTCGTCCTCGGGGTCCTCGCCGGGGAACTCGACGGCTCCGCCCGGGCCGAGCTGCTCGAGCGACTCCGGCCGGGACGTGCCGCGAAGCGGATCCTGGCCGATGCGCCCGAGCGCACCCGACACGTCGTCTCGCGCCTCGCCTCAGCCGCAACCCTTCCGAGCCGCATCCACGAGGCCTGCAGGGGCGAGCCGGCGGAGACGCTCCTGATGGTCATGGGGCTCACGGGCCGGGAGGAAACTCGGAAGGCGGTGTCCGACTACCTGTCGCGCCTGCAGGATGTGACGCCGGACATCGATGGCCGGGACCTGCTCCGGGCCGGTGTGCGGCAGGGGCCGCTGATCGCCATCGGGCTCGATGCGGCGTTACAGGCGAAGCTCGACGGAATGGCGCACGGACGGGAGGAGCAGCTTCGCGCGGCGCTCGACGCGCTCGGAAGCTCTTGA
- the xerD gene encoding site-specific tyrosine recombinase XerD, producing MTATGSGPREPTGWLARYLDHLAAERGLSANTLDAYRRDIEALARGLGEGRRVESARKEDLLRQLRRMRVDARSPRSVARWLVAVHGFFGFLLAEEVISEDPSAHLDAPRTWRTLPKVLTFAEVEALLGAPDRDEPLGLRDAAMLEVLYATGLRVSELIGLRLGDLHLDGGYLRCIGKGSKERVVPLGGEADTALQRYLALGRPALLGMRRGSSLFVNHRGVPMTRQGFWKIIKAHGVKAGVRVRLSPHTVRHSFATHLLEHGADLRSVQVLLGHADISTTQIYTHVNRERLKRLYKDYHPRA from the coding sequence ATGACCGCGACCGGATCCGGACCCCGGGAACCCACCGGCTGGCTGGCTCGCTATCTCGACCACCTCGCCGCGGAACGTGGCCTGTCGGCGAACACGCTCGATGCCTATCGCCGCGACATCGAGGCGCTCGCCCGCGGGTTGGGGGAAGGCCGGCGCGTCGAGTCGGCGCGAAAGGAGGACCTGCTCAGGCAGCTCCGCAGGATGCGCGTCGACGCCCGCTCGCCGCGGTCCGTCGCCCGCTGGCTGGTCGCGGTCCACGGCTTCTTCGGCTTCCTCCTCGCGGAGGAGGTAATCTCCGAGGATCCGAGCGCCCACCTGGACGCGCCGAGGACCTGGAGGACGCTGCCGAAGGTCCTGACCTTCGCCGAGGTGGAGGCGCTCCTTGGCGCGCCGGACCGAGACGAGCCGCTGGGCCTCCGCGACGCCGCGATGCTCGAGGTGTTGTACGCGACGGGGCTCAGGGTCAGCGAGCTGATCGGACTTCGCCTCGGCGACCTGCACCTCGACGGGGGCTACTTGCGCTGCATCGGCAAAGGGTCGAAGGAGCGGGTCGTGCCGCTGGGGGGCGAAGCGGACACGGCGCTCCAGCGCTACCTCGCGCTCGGGCGCCCGGCGCTCCTCGGCATGCGGCGCGGGAGTTCCCTGTTCGTCAACCACCGAGGCGTCCCGATGACCCGCCAGGGGTTCTGGAAGATCATCAAGGCGCACGGGGTGAAGGCCGGGGTCAGGGTCCGGCTCTCCCCGCACACGGTGCGCCACTCCTTCGCCACCCACCTGCTCGAGCACGGGGCCGATCTCAGGTCGGTGCAGGTTCTCCTGGGCCACGCGGACATCTCGACCACCCAGATCTACACCCACGTCAACCGGGAGCGCTTGAAGCGTCTCTACAAGGACTACCATCCCAGGGCGTGA
- the dtd gene encoding D-tyrosyl-tRNA(Tyr) deacylase — translation MKVLVQRVSRAEVRIGGQVKGSIGAGFLVLLGIEKGDTPEDAEYLADKTADLRVFPDQSGRMNRSLLESRGEALVVSQFTLAGSTRRGRRPSFAAAALPADAAPMYHLYVARLAHRGVRVATGVFQAMMEVEMVNDGPVTILLDPPPGKDAP, via the coding sequence GTGAAGGTGCTGGTCCAAAGGGTGTCTCGCGCCGAGGTTCGGATCGGCGGGCAGGTCAAGGGATCCATCGGGGCCGGGTTCCTCGTGCTGCTGGGCATCGAGAAGGGCGACACGCCGGAGGACGCGGAGTACCTCGCCGACAAGACCGCCGATCTCCGGGTCTTTCCCGACCAGTCGGGCAGGATGAACCGGAGTCTCCTGGAGTCCCGTGGAGAGGCGCTGGTCGTCTCCCAGTTCACCCTCGCCGGGTCGACGAGGCGCGGCCGCCGGCCCTCGTTCGCCGCCGCGGCCCTTCCCGCCGACGCCGCGCCGATGTACCACCTGTACGTTGCGCGCCTGGCGCACCGTGGCGTCAGGGTGGCGACCGGCGTCTTCCAGGCCATGATGGAGGTGGAGATGGTGAACGATGGCCCCGTGACGATCCTCCTCGACCCGCCCCCGGGAAAGGACGCGCCATGA